One Streptomyces umbrinus genomic window, ATGGACATCGACTGCGACGGCCAGGTCACCACCGAGTGCAACAAGCGCACCGATCCGTGGTTCCAGGACCAGACGGCCTTCCACCAGTCCGACGGCAGACCGCTGAACTCCGAGGAACTCCCGTACGTCGTGGTGCCCGGCCCCAGCGGCATCTGGAACTACACGAGCTCCGGCATCAGGGGCGGCAGCGTGGCTGCGGTGATCCACGGCGACGACGTCCAGTACGCGGTCGTCGGTGACACGGGCCCCACGAAGATCATCGGCGAGGCCTCGTACGCCACCGCGCGCGCCCTCGGCATCAATCCCGACCCGGCGACCGGCGGCGCGGCCTCCGGAGTGACGTACATCGTCTTCACCAACTCCCGGGTCTCCCCCATCGAGGACCAGGAAGCGACGGCGTCCCTCGGCGAGGCGCTGGCGGAGCAGTTCCTTGAGGACAACCAGGAATCAAGCAACTGAGAACCGGCGAACCAGCGAGCCGGAGGAGATGAGAGGCCGGTCCGGCCGCGGACGCTACCGCGGCCGGACCGGCCTCTCATCTCCTCCGGCTCGAACCGGCTCGGACCGGCTGCTCATCAGACCGGCTGGCCGATCGGCCGTACGACGACGGTGTTCACGTCCACCCCGGTCGGCTGCCGGATCGCCCAGACGACCGACTCCGCGAGCTGGTCGGAGGTGAGCAGATGCCCGGGCGGCAGGCTGCCGTAGCTGTCCCAGAACGGTGTCTCCACGCGGCCGGGCGAGATCAGGGTCACGCCCACGCCGTACTCGGTGACCTGCCGCCGGGTGTTCTCGGCGAGCCCGGTCACGGCCCACTTCGTCGCTCCGTAGATGTTGCCGGGCCCGTGGACGTGGCCCGCGACGCTGCCGACGAGCACGATCCGCCCCCGCGTCTCCTTCAACTGGTCGATCGACGCCCGGATGAGCAGCGCGGGGCCGAGCACATTGGTGAGCACCATGTCCCGCCACCCGGCCGGATCGCCCTCGGCGACGGTGTCGTGCGTGGCGTACCCGGCGTTGGCGACGACGGTGTCGAGCCGTCCGAACTCCTTCACCGTCGCCTCGACGGCCGCCTGGACGTGGTCGTAGTCGGCCGCGTCGCCCCTGATCGTCAACAGCCCCTCGGGCTTGCCGAGTTGTTCGGCGAACCCGCGCAGCCGCTCCTCCCCGCGCCCCGTCACCGTCACCCGGTGCCCGGCGTCGAGCAGTTGCCGCGCCACCGCCGCGCCGATCCCGCTGCCGCCGCCGGTGATCAGCGCCACTGGTGAGTCAGTCATGAGTTCCCCCAAGCCGTGTCCGTGTCGTGTCCGTCACGAAGTGCGTGGAGTCCATCACTTGGAGAGCACTCGATGTCAACACATCTGTGGAGCGCGAAGCGCTAAGCCTTCACCCCGACATACACGGTCATCGCGGCAAGCACGAACACATCGGGCCGGTGGTACACGCTCGCCTTGTCGTCCGCGTCGAGAAGCCGGTCGAGCAGAGCGAGATCATCGGGCTCAAGGCCCTCCGCGAGCCCGGTCCGGCGGTGGCCGAGGCTGGTCGCGACGAAGGCGCGGCCCTCCTCCGACAGCGGCGCGGGCAGATCGAGCAGGAACGTACGGGTCGCCGCGTGCCGCAGGCCGACGGCCGTCAGGAGGCCGGCCCAGTCCTCGGTCTCCTCGGCCGCCCCCGGCAGCTCACGCCGCATCCGCGTGAACCACTCCTGCTCGACCGCGTCCACCCGGGCCTGCAGACCGGGCCGGCCGATGCCGATGTCGCGCGGAAGGTAGCGCGAGGGCAGGCCGCCCTCCAGCAGGGCGAGAACCCCGCCGGGCGCGAGCCGCTCGGCGAATCCGGCGAGGGTGGCCCGCTGGTCGCCGACGTGGTGCAGGGACCGGCTGGCCCAGAGCAGATCGGCCGGGTACTCCAAGTCGCCCAGCCCGTCGCCGAGTTCGGCCTCCAGTGTGCTGAAGCGGTCGGCGATCCCGAGGCGGGCGGCACGGGCGTGGGCCGCCTCCAGGAGGGGCCCTGCACCGTCCACGGCGACGACCCGCGCCTTGGGGAACGTGTCGGCGAGCAGACAGGAGATGACACCGGGACCGCTGCCCGCGTCCACGATCATCTCGGGCTCCGGCTGCCGCTCCCGCAGCCAGCCCGCCGCCTCCGCGTAGAGCGGCGTGAACAGCTCGGCCTCCTGCTCCAGCATCGGAAGCATCTCGGCGAAGTCGATGTGGGTGTGCGTGTGGCCGTGCCCCTGGCCGTGTTCGTGACCGTGTTCCTCGTGCTGTCCGTGGTCGTGTCCCATGGTTCCAAGCCTCTCGTCCGGGATACGGACAGCGTGCTACCACCTCCCCAAAACAGCTACTCGCCTTGCGGAAACAGCAAAGAGTCCCCCACGCCCCCTTTCAGGGGGCGCGGGGAACGGCGCACCTTTCAGGGGCGCGGGGAGCTGCGCATTCTTTTAGGGGCGCGAGGAACTGCGCGACCAGCCGCACTCAGCCGGCAGACGAACCACCAGCTCAGGTGACCCGCGCCAGCGGAAGGTCACAACGCCGGATACGCGTTCTTCATGAGCTCCTGGAACTGCGCCGAGAACCAGTGCCCGGACAACGGCGCGTTCCCCAACGCACCCGACATGTTGTTGTTGTTCCGCGGGTTGCCGGTGTACGTCGGGTCGCACATCCGGTCGAAGCCCTTGCCCTCGTCGTTGGGGATGGCGGTGCTCGACCCGTCCGACTCACCCGGCGGCTTCATCCACACGTACGCGTCGATGCCGGTCGCCGGTGAGGCCTGCGGCCGTTCGCCGAGGCCGGCGCCCGACTGGTTGCACCAGTTGCCGAGGTGGATGCGCCGGTCGTAGCGGCCCCCGTCGACATAGGTGTCGACGTTGGTCGTCGCCCCGGGACCGGTGGGCCTGGCCGTGCCGCCCCAGCCGTTGCGGGAGGTGTCGATCAGCATGCCGATCCCGGACGGGAAGCCGATCGAGACCAGTTGGTTGCGCATGGCCTGCGCGTACGACTGCTCGTCGACGTACCGGTTCCAGTCGATCCACTTCGACGTACGGACCGACGCGCCGTTGACGGAGTCGTTGATCGTGAAGTGGTTCTCCTTGAGGGCGCTGTAGTTGGCGGTGTTCACGATGAAGCCGTGCACATCGGCGACGGTCGCGCCCTCGGCGGTGGCCGCCTCCTTGAACAGGGCTGCGGAGGGTGCGAAGTTGTCGTCCCAGCCGAGCCAGCCGTGGTGTCCGGCGTCCACGTAGTTGTAGACGTTGGGCACGTCGCCGAGCTTGTTCAGCGCGTAGCCGACGCCCTTGACGTAGTTGCCGTTCGCCTTCATCGTGTCGCAGTTGGCGGTGGCGGTGGCACGGGGCGAGACGTTGGTGACGAGGTTCGGCAGGGAGTCGATCTCGACGGTCGTGACGATCCGCAGACCCGCGTACTTGCTGTCGGCGAGGATCGCCGCGATCGGGTCGATGTACTGGGTCTTGTACTTGTCGATCTCCGTCGGACCGAGTTCGCCGTTGGAGGCGAGGGCCGCGCAGTCACGGCCCGGCAGGTTGTAGATGACCAGTTGGACGACCAGTTCGTCGGAGCCCTT contains:
- a CDS encoding glycoside hydrolase family 75 protein, whose amino-acid sequence is MRTRTLTLAAAAAGTALIAAAALPAGATPVQAPEGTVTAADLLAEMTSCSQISNGKYGLDVGAPATVPVCGMNGAVFWKADMDIDCDGQVTTECNKRTDPWFQDQTAFHQSDGRPLNSEELPYVVVPGPSGIWNYTSSGIRGGSVAAVIHGDDVQYAVVGDTGPTKIIGEASYATARALGINPDPATGGAASGVTYIVFTNSRVSPIEDQEATASLGEALAEQFLEDNQESSN
- a CDS encoding SDR family oxidoreductase encodes the protein MTDSPVALITGGGSGIGAAVARQLLDAGHRVTVTGRGEERLRGFAEQLGKPEGLLTIRGDAADYDHVQAAVEATVKEFGRLDTVVANAGYATHDTVAEGDPAGWRDMVLTNVLGPALLIRASIDQLKETRGRIVLVGSVAGHVHGPGNIYGATKWAVTGLAENTRRQVTEYGVGVTLISPGRVETPFWDSYGSLPPGHLLTSDQLAESVVWAIRQPTGVDVNTVVVRPIGQPV
- a CDS encoding class I SAM-dependent methyltransferase; this translates as MGHDHGQHEEHGHEHGQGHGHTHTHIDFAEMLPMLEQEAELFTPLYAEAAGWLRERQPEPEMIVDAGSGPGVISCLLADTFPKARVVAVDGAGPLLEAAHARAARLGIADRFSTLEAELGDGLGDLEYPADLLWASRSLHHVGDQRATLAGFAERLAPGGVLALLEGGLPSRYLPRDIGIGRPGLQARVDAVEQEWFTRMRRELPGAAEETEDWAGLLTAVGLRHAATRTFLLDLPAPLSEEGRAFVATSLGHRRTGLAEGLEPDDLALLDRLLDADDKASVYHRPDVFVLAAMTVYVGVKA
- a CDS encoding glycoside hydrolase family 6 protein — translated: MSRTRTAILAAVALAAGTAGAAVAAIPADVGVAAIPCTVDYKVQNQWDSGFTAAVTVTNNSAAKSSWAVKWSYAGNQKVTSGWNAKLSQSGTAVTAANESYNGTLGTGSSVSFGFNGTYGGTNALPTTFTLDGVTCNVDDGGSGPGPTDPPAPGAKVDNPYAGAKVYVNPEWKAKATAETGGSRIANQPTGVWLDRIAAINGVNGGMGLRAHLDAALAQKGSDELVVQLVIYNLPGRDCAALASNGELGPTEIDKYKTQYIDPIAAILADSKYAGLRIVTTVEIDSLPNLVTNVSPRATATANCDTMKANGNYVKGVGYALNKLGDVPNVYNYVDAGHHGWLGWDDNFAPSAALFKEAATAEGATVADVHGFIVNTANYSALKENHFTINDSVNGASVRTSKWIDWNRYVDEQSYAQAMRNQLVSIGFPSGIGMLIDTSRNGWGGTARPTGPGATTNVDTYVDGGRYDRRIHLGNWCNQSGAGLGERPQASPATGIDAYVWMKPPGESDGSSTAIPNDEGKGFDRMCDPTYTGNPRNNNNMSGALGNAPLSGHWFSAQFQELMKNAYPAL